The Bradyrhizobium sp. WSM471 genome includes the window CAGCCGTTCGCCCGGCTTCAACATCCCGTTTGATATCGCCTCGCGAAGTACCTGCGTGAGTTGTTGTCCGAGCCGGCCTGCGGTCTTCTCGAGAGAGCCCAGCGAGGGAATTGCGATGATGTTTCGGCGCCTTGCCATTGCCGTTCTGGTCTACCTGTCCGTTCGTACTTTGAAGTCCAGAATAGACCAACTGTGTGAGTCATTGAAAGAAATCGTCACATACCGCTTTACCGCTCGGCTTTGACATCCCAGCCCCCGAGCAGCGATGGCCTTGCCGGTCAGCTACCATCTTCCCATGACGTAGGTAGGCCGGCCCGAGGGCCGTGGAAGATCGCCTCGTTGAATCAAGGGGCTGAGCATCTTCGTTGTTGAGAGGCTATCCAGTTTCGAAGGCTATCGAAAGTGTGAAATCCATCGGCCGCGTAGCAGCGGACGTCCGGAAGTAAGGCCTGCATCAATTCGGCGAGCGCATGTCCCTGATCGAGATCCAGCACCCCTGCTGACCCCCAGCTCTGCCAGGGCCTCCAGGGTCGCCGACCAGTCGATGAGCCGCGCGACCTGGCAAGCGAGCTTCACTGTTGCATCGCTTGGACAGAAGATGCGCTCGCCGTCGCCTCCTGCGAGCAGAATCCGCGGGCTTGCGATCGGCTCGCGCCTGCTGGCGTCGAGCGCCTCTTGCAACGGTTTGCAGGCGCGCGCGAGCCGTGAGGTGTGGGAAGTGATCTCAATGCGTGTCTATATGTTGAACGCGGCTGCGGCGCTCAGGCGCTACATCGATGATCAACTTGTAGAGATGGATCGGCGAGCATCAGCGATAGCTCGCTGCCAGACTAATGAAGAATGCATGATCTGAGGTTCTCCGCAGGCGCGGACGCCCCGGCGGCGAAGGTTGCTGTTCGGCGCCAAGCAGAGGTTTGCTGAACCAAGCTCCAGCCAGACCTGCAGTTCATCGCGAGGAGCGGGCGTGTTCGCCGTCGAGTTGCGCCAGCAGCCAGTCTGCAAACGCTCGTACGGCCGATCTTTGTCGGCTGCCGGGCGGATAGATGAGACGGTGACCGGCGTAACTGATATCGTTCGCACGTCCCGCCAATGGGGCAACCAATCGCCCATTGGCCAGTTCACGCCCGGCCAGGAGGGTTGATTCCAACGCCACTCCCAATCCCTCCGCAGCGGTCGCAATCGCAAGAAAGCTCCGATCGAACCTCATGCTGTGGAGCGCGGGGGCTTCCAATCCGTTCGCGGCGAACCATTGATGCCACTGCACCTGCTTCACGTCTGAGCGGATGAGCGTCTGATCGAGCAGATCAGCGGCCTTCCTTATCGATTTTGCGAGCGGGGGAGAGCAGAGCGGCGTGACCGTCTCCTCTGGTAGAGGAACAATCTCGACGCCTTCCGCGCGCGGCGGACCGTAGACGGTATCGATATCGAAATCATCGTTGCTGACGCGCGCATAATCCGTGCTTGCGGCCAATCGAACCTCGAGCTTCGGGTGCGCAGCAAGAAACTGTGCGAGCCGTGGTGCCAGCCATTGCGCAGCAAAGCTTGGGGCGGAGTGGACGCGCACCAGTTGCGGTCCACGCGCGGCGACTTCCTCAAGGCCGCGGCGGAGCTGATCGAACGCCGCCCCGGTGTGACGCATCAGATTTTCGCCGGCAGGCGTGAGCCGCACAGAGCGCGCACTGCGCTCGAACAGAACGGTCCGAAGCGTGGCCTCCAGCTTGCGGATCGCGTGACTGACGGCGCTCGGCGTCAGATGAAGCTCATTCGCCGCATCGCGAAACGATCCGGTCCGGGCTGCGGCTTCAAAGGCACGAATTGAGGATATCGGGATCTTCGAGAGCATCCGATAAGTGAGCCAGACTCATCGATCCGTGACAACTGTGCGTTTGTACGGACGGCCTCCGCAGGTCATTCCTGAATCCAGCAAGGAAGAACAATTTGCGGGAGCAATTGATGCTGCTCAGCGGCAAGACGGCAATCATTTCGGGCGCGGCCTCGCCGCGGGGCTCGGGCTCGCAACCGCCCGGCGATTCGCCGCCGAGGGCGCTCGGGTGGCCATTCTGGATATCGACGCCGGCGCCGCGGCGGACGCTGCGGCATCGCTTGGAAAGTCCCACATTGGATTGGCGTGCAACGTCGCCGACAAATCGTTCTGCGAACAGGCAGTCGCCCGCGTAATCGAAACCTTCGCACGCATCGATATCCTGATCAACAATGCCGGGATCACCCAGCCGGTCAAGTTCCTGGACATTTCGCCGGCCGATTGGGATCGAATTCAGGACGTCAATCTCAAGGGTATCCTGTTTCTGTCGCAGGCGGTGATCCCGCATATGCGTGCACGAAAGTCCGGGTCGATCGCATGCATGTCGTCCGTCTCAGCCCAGCGCGGCGGTGGCATTTTCGGCGGCCCAGACTACTCGGCTGCGAAAGCAGGGGTCCTTGGCCTCGCCAAGGCGATGGCGCGGGAGTTCGGCCCTGATGGGATTCGCGTCAACTGCGTCACGCCCGGCCTGATCGGCACGGTTATTACGGCAGGCGAGCTGAACGATGAAATGAGAGCGAAAATTCTGGAAGGCATTCCGCTCAATCGCCTCGGCACGGCAGAAGACGTTGCCGGTATCTACACCTTCCTAGCCTCCGATCTATCTGCCTACGTCACGGGTGCCGTGATCGACGTCAACAGCGGCATACTTATCCACTGAGCCAGCGAGATAAGGTCCAGATCGATGGAAACGCCCACCAATACGCTTATCAACGCGCCCAAGCTGGCGGACCGCGCCTATAATATCCGCCGCAATGCGTTGCGCATGGGCGAAGTCCAGGGGCAGGGTTATATCGCGCAGGCGCTGGACATATCCGATGTTCTCGCCGTGGCCTACTTCCACGCCATGCGTTACCGGCCTGAAGATCCGTCATGGGACTGCCGGGACCGCTTTCTGCTCTCCAACGGACATTATGCCATCGCACTCTACGCAGCTTTGATCGAAGCGGGAATTGTCCCGGAGGAAGAACTCGAAACCTATGGCAGCGACGAAAGGCGCCTGCCGATGTCGGGCATGGCCTCCTACACGCCCGGAATGGAAATGTCGGGCGGATCGCTCGGAATTGGGCTGAGCATTGCCGTCGGCATGAGCCTAGGACTCAAGCGCAAAAAATCCGAGGCACGGGTATACACGTTGTTTTCCGATGGCGAACTCGACGAAGGTTCCGTCTGGGAAGCGATCCAGTCGGCAGGCCACTACAAGCTCGACAATCTGATCGGCATCGTCGACGTCAACAATCA containing:
- a CDS encoding LysR substrate-binding domain-containing protein, whose product is MLSKIPISSIRAFEAAARTGSFRDAANELHLTPSAVSHAIRKLEATLRTVLFERSARSVRLTPAGENLMRHTGAAFDQLRRGLEEVAARGPQLVRVHSAPSFAAQWLAPRLAQFLAAHPKLEVRLAASTDYARVSNDDFDIDTVYGPPRAEGVEIVPLPEETVTPLCSPPLAKSIRKAADLLDQTLIRSDVKQVQWHQWFAANGLEAPALHSMRFDRSFLAIATAAEGLGVALESTLLAGRELANGRLVAPLAGRANDISYAGHRLIYPPGSRQRSAVRAFADWLLAQLDGEHARSSR
- a CDS encoding transketolase, yielding METPTNTLINAPKLADRAYNIRRNALRMGEVQGQGYIAQALDISDVLAVAYFHAMRYRPEDPSWDCRDRFLLSNGHYAIALYAALIEAGIVPEEELETYGSDERRLPMSGMASYTPGMEMSGGSLGIGLSIAVGMSLGLKRKKSEARVYTLFSDGELDEGSVWEAIQSAGHYKLDNLIGIVDVNNQQADGPSTQVMTFEPLVEKLKGFGWFVQRVDGNDLDAVVAAFDTAKSHPEPKPRMIVADTLMAKGVPFLEQREKNHFIRVEQHEWQLALAALEAGRQA